Proteins encoded within one genomic window of Mesobacillus subterraneus:
- a CDS encoding nuclease-related domain-containing protein produces the protein MLLKERTKPEELVILQALKPRMELEEKDAQNLWTLEKGYEGEVQFDLWFTNHRVESLIINDLRLEVNGTLFQIDSFVITQDRLHLFEVKNLEGDYYLDGDKFKTVAGNEVKNPLHQLNRAEILLKQLLKNLGFYIPLEPHLMFINPEFALLQAPLKSPIILPNQLNRFMDKMNRTSSKLTSKHSKLAETLLSLHVKKSPYTRVPSYDLEMLRKGVICESCGEFLESYSRNKYICRNCNSLEYIESVVLHSAKTFQLLFPERKLTTTAIYDWSDGLLPIKAIRRVFQNNLSVNGVFSSTYYE, from the coding sequence ATGTTATTAAAAGAAAGAACCAAACCAGAAGAATTGGTAATTCTGCAAGCACTTAAGCCTCGAATGGAACTGGAAGAGAAAGATGCGCAAAACCTATGGACCCTGGAGAAAGGCTATGAAGGTGAAGTTCAATTCGACTTATGGTTTACGAACCATCGAGTGGAGAGTCTCATTATCAACGACCTACGCCTTGAAGTGAATGGCACACTTTTTCAAATCGATTCGTTCGTGATTACGCAGGATCGGCTCCATCTCTTCGAAGTGAAAAATCTCGAAGGGGACTATTACCTGGATGGAGACAAATTCAAGACAGTTGCCGGGAACGAAGTTAAAAACCCACTCCATCAACTAAACCGTGCAGAGATCCTGCTAAAACAACTACTGAAGAATCTGGGCTTTTACATCCCTCTCGAACCCCACCTCATGTTCATCAACCCTGAATTCGCCCTTCTGCAAGCACCATTGAAATCCCCTATTATTTTACCAAATCAACTAAATCGCTTTATGGATAAGATGAATAGAACCTCTTCAAAATTAACGAGCAAACATTCCAAATTGGCTGAGACCCTTTTGTCATTGCATGTTAAGAAATCACCATATACTAGGGTACCTAGTTATGATTTGGAGATGTTGAGGAAAGGGGTTATTTGTGAGTCTTGCGGGGAGTTTTTGGAGAGTTATAGTAGAAATAAATACATTTGTAGAAACTGTAATTCTCTAGAATATATAGAATCAGTTGTGCTTCACTCAGCTAAAACCTTTCAGTTACTTTTTCCAGAACGGAAATTAACCACAACAGCTATCTATGATTGGAGCGATGGTCTTCTTCCAATTAAAGCTATTAGAAGAGTCTTTCAGAACAACCTTTCAGTCAATGGGGTGTTTAGCTCCACTTATTATGAGTAA
- a CDS encoding GntR family transcriptional regulator — protein sequence MTQNKQFLYPQKWLSKASTGDRVASELRMQIIAGLIESGAILSENKLAADFNVSRSPIREALKILSAENLIRLERMGAVVIGLTEKDIEEIYDVRLLIESFVFERLTKIDTTHLVMELSKILEMMKIAIKYKDADEFSLQDVLFHETIIRSINHSYIRMIWDNTKPVMEAFILLSMRARIEEKYDDFNRILENHELYIEAIKTKNRELMIKSLHQNFDDVQGKVDDLWISQQTLSKGVEKSD from the coding sequence ATGACTCAAAATAAACAATTCCTTTATCCCCAGAAATGGCTTTCTAAGGCTTCAACCGGTGACCGGGTTGCGAGTGAGCTAAGGATGCAAATTATCGCGGGACTGATTGAAAGCGGTGCCATCCTATCTGAAAATAAATTGGCTGCTGATTTTAACGTAAGTCGCTCACCCATCCGTGAAGCGCTTAAAATCCTCTCAGCAGAAAACTTGATTCGCCTGGAAAGAATGGGTGCTGTAGTCATCGGCCTGACAGAAAAAGATATTGAAGAAATTTACGATGTACGTCTTTTAATTGAGTCTTTCGTTTTCGAAAGACTGACAAAAATAGATACAACCCACCTGGTGATGGAATTGAGCAAAATCCTCGAAATGATGAAAATCGCCATCAAGTACAAAGATGCCGACGAATTTTCACTACAGGATGTGCTCTTCCATGAAACGATTATCCGGTCCATCAATCATTCCTATATCAGAATGATTTGGGATAACACGAAGCCCGTAATGGAAGCTTTCATCTTGTTATCGATGCGGGCAAGAATCGAAGAGAAATACGATGATTTCAACCGCATTCTCGAAAACCACGAGCTTTATATTGAAGCCATCAAAACGAAGAATCGCGAACTTATGATTAAATCCTTACACCAAAATTTTGATGATGTTCAAGGTAAAGTAGACGACCTTTGGATATCGCAGCAAACGCTTTCCAAGGGAGTGGAGAAAAGTGACTGA